The DNA window GTGCCGGAGCTGGTGCGCTCGCGCGCGCGTGGCGACGTCGACGTCTTCCTCGCGCAGCACGGGCTGGGCCGCAGCGACGTGCGCCACTGGGTCGCTCACACCGGCGGGCCCAAGGTGCTCTCGGCGATGGAAGAGGCGCTGGAGCTGGGGCCGGATGCCCTTGCGCGCTCCTGGAGTTCGCTCCGGCAGTACGGCAACCTTTCGTCGGCCTCGGTGCTCTTCGTGCTCGGTGACACGCTCGACGCGGGCGTCGCGGCACCAGGCGACTGGGGGTTCATGATGGCGATGGGGCCAGGGTTCTGCGCAGAGATGGTGCTGCTCCAGTGGTGACCTCGCAGGCGCTCTACCTCGGGTTCCTCGGCTTCCTCGCCGTGGAGCGGCTGGCGGAGCTGCACCTCTCCAGCCGCAACGCGGCGTGGGCGTTCGCGCGCGGTGGCGTGGAGATGGGGCAGGGGCATTACCCGATCATGGCGGCGTTCCACACGCTGTTCCTCGGGGCCTGTGCGACCGAGGTGCTGTTCCTCGACCGCGCCTTTCCGGGCGCGCTCGGCTGGATGGCGCTCGCGCTGGCTGCTCTGGCGCAGGGGCTCCGTTACTGGGCCGTCTCGACGCTCGGCCCGCGCTGGAACACGCGGGTGATCGTCGTGCCGGGGCTCGCGCCGGTGGTGGGCGGGCCGTACCGCTTCCTGCGCCACCCCAACTACGTGGCGGTGATGATGGAGATGGCCGTGGTGCCGCTGATCCACGGGGCGTGGATCAGCGCCGTGCTGTTCTCGGTGGGCAACGCGCTGCTGCTCTGGGTGCGCATCCGCGCCGAGGAGCGGGCGCTCGGTCCGCTGTGGGCCGACGCCTTTGCTGGCAGGCCGCGATTCGTTCCGGAGGTGCGCCGTGAGTGAGCTTGGCGTGGACGAGCGGGAGATCGAGGCGATCGGAATCATCCAACGGGTGCTCGCCGGGGAGCTCGAGCGGGAGCACCCGGTCGAGCCAGCGCAGAGCCTGCGCGAGCTCGCGCTCGA is part of the Chondromyces crocatus genome and encodes:
- a CDS encoding isoprenylcysteine carboxyl methyltransferase family protein, translating into MVTSQALYLGFLGFLAVERLAELHLSSRNAAWAFARGGVEMGQGHYPIMAAFHTLFLGACATEVLFLDRAFPGALGWMALALAALAQGLRYWAVSTLGPRWNTRVIVVPGLAPVVGGPYRFLRHPNYVAVMMEMAVVPLIHGAWISAVLFSVGNALLLWVRIRAEERALGPLWADAFAGRPRFVPEVRRE